The proteins below come from a single Mucilaginibacter mali genomic window:
- a CDS encoding CinA family protein: MESATAGWLCSEFALTEQSGQVLEGGITCYNADLKKSLLGVPHDLIEKFTPESQEVTDELARRLGKLMPADIFVAVTGLTTPGGSETAEKPVGTMFVSVLVKDHLFSERYEFKGNCEEVIKQTIVAAAALVISHI; the protein is encoded by the coding sequence GTGGAGAGCGCTACTGCAGGCTGGCTCTGTTCGGAATTTGCTTTGACAGAACAATCGGGGCAGGTACTGGAGGGCGGCATCACCTGTTATAATGCTGATCTGAAAAAAAGCCTGCTGGGCGTACCCCACGATCTGATCGAAAAATTTACGCCCGAATCTCAGGAAGTGACCGATGAGCTGGCGCGGCGGTTAGGGAAACTCATGCCGGCTGACATTTTTGTAGCCGTGACCGGACTGACGACGCCCGGGGGAAGCGAAACTGCTGAAAAGCCCGTAGGTACGATGTTTGTTTCAGTTCTCGTCAAAGATCATCTTTTTTCAGAACGCTATGAATTCAAAGGCAACTGCGAAGAGGTCATCAAGCAAACGATCGTTGCGGCGGCGGCCCTGGTGATCAGTCACATTTGA